In uncultured Methanobrevibacter sp., a genomic segment contains:
- a CDS encoding Ig-like domain-containing protein has protein sequence MDKLKYSIFLFILLLLITPVISAVNNDVEVDNTKAESMIIINVDNITTGDIIVQVNEDATGVINVNVDGKVFSAPIDKGVATFNVDNLDEGSYDVLATYDGDENYLSSTNTSTFEVRKNPEVEKYATHISVSAKDIKEGENAIVNVMLPSDATGTVTVSVHDKSYTNQLIDGKTSVSIPGLTKGSYLVNVNYSGDNKYLPNSTHVYLDVDKKAADLPVINNAPKDNNADSVGINATTGLPILILAIALVIIVSIVILKRK, from the coding sequence ATGGATAAACTAAAATATTCTATTTTTCTATTCATTCTACTTTTATTAATTACTCCTGTAATTTCTGCTGTAAATAATGATGTTGAAGTGGATAATACAAAAGCTGAATCTATGATTATTATTAATGTGGATAATATCACTACTGGAGATATAATTGTTCAGGTTAATGAGGATGCTACTGGTGTTATTAATGTAAATGTTGATGGGAAAGTGTTTTCTGCTCCTATTGATAAAGGTGTGGCTACTTTTAATGTGGATAATTTAGATGAAGGTTCTTATGATGTTTTAGCTACCTATGATGGTGATGAAAACTATTTATCATCTACAAATACTTCTACTTTTGAAGTAAGAAAAAATCCTGAAGTGGAAAAATATGCTACACATATTTCTGTTTCTGCTAAAGATATAAAAGAAGGAGAAAATGCTATCGTTAATGTTATGTTACCTTCTGATGCTACAGGAACTGTAACTGTAAGTGTTCATGATAAAAGTTATACTAACCAATTAATTGACGGTAAAACTAGTGTAAGTATTCCAGGATTAACAAAAGGATCATATTTGGTTAATGTTAATTATAGTGGAGATAATAAATATCTTCCTAATTCAACACACGTATATCTGGATGTAGATAAAAAAGCTGCAGATTTACCTGTAATTAACAATGCTCCTAAAGATAATAATGCTGATAGTGTAGGTATTAATGCTACAACAGGTCTTCCAATACTTATATTGGCAATAGCTTTAGTTATAATTGTTTCTATTGTCATTCTAAAAAGAAAATAA
- a CDS encoding peptide-methionine (R)-S-oxide reductase, whose translation MIKKPTKPQHKLGIYWHENKDAKTVLKFLKQTKPKLPIEANILRGFYLAEEKYQKYLDKHPEIHPKIDITLNPTKNLSLESYQVTSLAMNEDAFTGKYVDFDEEGIYLDITNNEELFSSKDKIKTNSGFACFSKPIHENAIDSLRDFSYGMVRLEIRASKSGIHLGYKRRNYYEINSAALKFIHK comes from the coding sequence ATAATCAAAAAACCCACTAAACCACAACATAAATTAGGAATTTATTGGCATGAAAATAAAGATGCTAAAACAGTTTTAAAATTTTTAAAACAAACAAAACCCAAACTACCTATTGAAGCAAATATTTTAAGAGGTTTTTACCTTGCTGAAGAAAAATATCAAAAATATTTAGATAAACATCCTGAAATCCACCCAAAAATTGATATAACTTTAAATCCCACCAAAAACTTAAGTTTAGAATCATATCAGGTAACATCACTAGCTATGAATGAAGATGCATTTACCGGAAAATATGTTGATTTTGATGAAGAAGGCATATATTTAGATATTACAAATAATGAAGAATTATTTTCATCAAAAGATAAAATAAAAACTAATTCTGGATTTGCTTGTTTTAGTAAACCCATTCATGAAAATGCAATTGATAGCCTAAGAGATTTTTCATATGGAATGGTTAGATTAGAAATCAGAGCATCAAAAAGTGGAATCCATTTAGGATATAAAAGAAGAAATTATTATGAAATAAATTCAGCAGCATTAAAATTTATCCATAAATAA
- a CDS encoding EF-hand domain-containing protein: MISISLVCAGELSNYETSVSNSNDDLMFILLVCVNELSNRKIPVSLQTFNDLDTDHDGKLDMHEFDEYGWFFMTDSMWNGYPVETAIECEWDNLESDGDGFISYNEFKEMF; encoded by the coding sequence TTGATATCTATTTCATTAGTGTGTGCTGGTGAATTATCGAATTATGAAACTTCAGTATCAAATAGTAATGATGATTTGATGTTTATTTTATTAGTGTGTGTCAATGAATTATCTAATCGTAAAATTCCAGTATCTTTGCAGACTTTTAATGATTTAGATACTGATCATGATGGAAAACTTGATATGCATGAATTTGATGAATATGGTTGGTTTTTCATGACAGATTCAATGTGGAATGGTTACCCTGTAGAAACAGCAATTGAATGTGAATGGGATAATCTTGAATCTGACGGTGATGGATTTATATCTTATAATGAGTTTAAAGAAATGTTTTAA
- a CDS encoding zinc ribbon domain-containing protein: MSNKKHKHCPFCGHHIDKDDMICPHCGLFIP, encoded by the coding sequence ATGTCCAATAAAAAACACAAACATTGCCCTTTTTGTGGTCATCACATAGATAAAGATGATATGATTTGTCCCCACTGTGGATTATTCATTCCCTAA
- the cas1 gene encoding CRISPR-associated endonuclease Cas1, translating into MKLIIDGYNKTLRKKDNQIVVMEKDYEIYRISANKVSDITIMAKGHITFDALNLIAKNNIKLISINYFGQINYTLESPNQNNVILKKLQYQASENHKGLLISKEFITSKMKNQKSTIKTLNKNKKIKEVKIIENKIKQNIKDFKNFKIIPTDDVFTSKNKIMGFEGITSVNYWEAVSLLLPDEINFKNRNQKPENDIVNSMLNYGYAILASEIAKNIVTSGLDPYCGLLHADLKRRQSLIFDLIEEFRQQIVDKTVFKLINTNQINETDIDKRNNSLKLESRKLLASEIMAKIHSDLTFENEKVTYAKIIENQTKKLVNSLLNNNVYTGFYLNW; encoded by the coding sequence ATGAAATTAATAATTGACGGTTACAATAAAACACTAAGAAAAAAAGACAATCAAATAGTAGTTATGGAAAAAGACTATGAAATATACAGAATTTCTGCAAATAAAGTATCAGATATAACTATAATGGCTAAAGGCCATATAACATTCGATGCATTAAATTTAATAGCAAAAAACAATATTAAATTAATCAGTATCAACTACTTTGGTCAAATTAACTATACCTTAGAATCCCCAAATCAAAACAATGTTATTTTAAAAAAATTACAATACCAAGCTAGTGAAAACCATAAAGGACTCCTAATTTCAAAAGAATTCATAACATCTAAAATGAAAAACCAGAAATCAACAATTAAAACACTAAATAAGAATAAAAAAATTAAAGAAGTTAAAATAATTGAAAATAAAATTAAACAAAACATAAAAGATTTCAAAAACTTCAAAATAATCCCTACTGATGATGTATTCACCTCTAAAAATAAAATAATGGGATTTGAAGGAATAACCTCTGTTAATTATTGGGAAGCAGTAAGTTTACTACTACCTGATGAAATTAATTTCAAAAACAGAAACCAAAAACCAGAAAATGATATTGTAAATTCCATGCTAAATTATGGATATGCAATACTTGCTTCCGAAATTGCAAAAAATATTGTAACCTCAGGACTTGATCCATACTGTGGATTACTACATGCAGATTTAAAAAGAAGACAAAGCTTAATTTTTGATTTAATAGAAGAATTTAGACAACAAATAGTCGATAAAACTGTGTTTAAATTAATAAACACTAACCAAATTAACGAAACAGACATAGATAAAAGAAACAATTCATTAAAACTAGAATCTAGAAAATTATTAGCTAGTGAAATAATGGCAAAAATTCATAGTGATTTAACTTTTGAAAATGAAAAAGTAACATATGCAAAAATCATTGAAAACCAAACAAAAAAATTAGTAAATTCATTACTTAATAATAATGTTTATACAGGATTTTATTTAAACTGGTAA
- a CDS encoding peptide-methionine (S)-S-oxide reductase has protein sequence MKYNIKTIYLAGGPFWEVEAYISRLKGIIQTEVGYANGITHDPTYEKVATNKTKHVECVKVNYNTYETELEEILK, from the coding sequence ATGAAATACAACATTAAAACAATCTACTTAGCAGGTGGACCTTTTTGGGAAGTGGAAGCATATATTTCCAGATTAAAAGGAATTATACAAACGGAGGTAGGTTATGCAAATGGAATAACACATGATCCAACATATGAAAAAGTAGCTACTAATAAAACAAAACATGTAGAATGTGTAAAAGTAAATTACAATACATATGAAACAGAATTAGAAGAAATACTTAAATAA
- a CDS encoding ketopantoate reductase family protein yields the protein MNILIDGSGAVGLGLGASMLSQKAQVSFYATGKTATAIKENGLKRTGLFKHYSFTPDEYQVYTNYDDIPSESFDYVFICSKTVANNDISKKLANHKNILKNNCKIIIFQNGFGNDEPFLRYFSKKEVYCARVITGFSRPQRHISEITVYTEPILLGSLQNVDPEPLTEIAQMISASGINCEISHEIDKYLWAKMLYNCALNPLGVILNCTYGKLTENEYSKNIMNNIIEEIFEVIKKSEYSTLWDSPEEYKKLFYSKLVPDTYNHYSSTYQDIQKKIKTEIDTLNGTVIKLAKKYDVDVSTNKTIYNLIKSIESEF from the coding sequence ATGAATATTTTAATTGATGGATCAGGTGCAGTAGGGTTAGGTTTAGGTGCATCTATGCTTTCCCAAAAAGCACAAGTGTCTTTTTATGCAACAGGAAAAACGGCTACTGCAATTAAAGAAAATGGACTTAAAAGAACAGGATTATTCAAACATTACTCATTTACTCCTGATGAATATCAGGTATATACAAATTATGATGATATTCCAAGTGAAAGTTTTGATTATGTTTTTATATGCAGTAAAACAGTAGCTAATAATGACATAAGTAAAAAATTAGCTAATCATAAAAATATTCTAAAAAATAACTGTAAAATAATAATATTCCAAAATGGATTTGGTAATGATGAACCATTTTTAAGATATTTTTCAAAAAAAGAAGTATATTGTGCAAGAGTAATTACAGGATTTTCAAGGCCTCAAAGACATATTAGTGAAATAACTGTATACACTGAACCTATTCTTTTAGGATCACTTCAAAATGTAGATCCAGAACCTCTAACCGAAATAGCTCAAATGATTAGTGCTTCTGGAATTAACTGTGAAATAAGCCATGAAATAGACAAATATTTATGGGCTAAAATGCTTTATAATTGTGCATTAAATCCTCTTGGAGTAATCCTTAATTGTACATATGGTAAATTAACTGAAAATGAATATTCTAAAAATATCATGAATAATATTATAGAAGAAATATTTGAAGTTATTAAAAAAAGTGAATACTCAACATTATGGGATTCACCTGAGGAATATAAAAAATTATTCTACTCAAAATTAGTTCCTGATACCTACAATCATTATTCTTCTACTTATCAGGATATTCAAAAAAAGATTAAAACAGAAATTGACACCTTAAATGGGACAGTTATTAAATTAGCTAAAAAATATGATGTGGATGTAAGTACAAATAAAACTATTTATAACTTAATCAAATCAATTGAATCAGAATTTTAA
- a CDS encoding manganese efflux pump MntP family protein, protein MDTALISIIIIAIALAMDAFSVSLTKGFTQKNLTNSQILYYGLFFGIFQFIMPVLGYLCGTTISSFVSTVAPWIAFFLLLAIGLNMIRESLSDDDEDILDTFSFKELTLLAIATSIDAFAVGITFALLNTALLLPCTIIGIVAFIFTIIGIFIGKKLGNYFGDKFEIVGGIVLILIGIKILLGY, encoded by the coding sequence ATGGATACGGCATTAATTTCAATTATTATAATAGCTATTGCATTGGCAATGGATGCATTTAGTGTTTCACTTACAAAGGGATTCACTCAAAAAAATTTAACAAATTCACAAATTCTATATTATGGATTATTTTTTGGTATTTTTCAATTTATCATGCCAGTATTAGGATATTTATGTGGAACTACAATAAGTTCATTTGTATCAACAGTAGCTCCCTGGATTGCATTTTTCTTACTTTTAGCTATTGGATTAAACATGATTCGTGAAAGTTTAAGTGATGATGATGAAGATATTTTAGATACTTTTAGCTTTAAAGAATTAACTTTACTTGCTATTGCAACAAGTATTGATGCATTTGCAGTTGGAATTACCTTTGCATTGTTAAATACTGCATTATTACTTCCATGTACTATTATAGGTATTGTAGCATTTATATTTACTATTATTGGTATTTTCATTGGAAAAAAACTTGGAAATTATTTTGGGGACAAGTTCGAAATTGTTGGTGGAATTGTCCTTATTTTAATTGGTATTAAAATTTTACTTGGATATTAA
- a CDS encoding class I SAM-dependent methyltransferase produces MLKKSDELLEAACGTGAFTTLLSPHVNKITAFDYSAEMIKKAKDKSENLENINYFTGDLNKIDYEDDYFDVCLAANVLHLLDNPEIAINELKRVVKNNGILILPTYIKGNLFQRLMLKSLKLFVFKSQEWSKNDYLSFLEKHDLKIINYKVFMVGQPLCVAIIKNMK; encoded by the coding sequence ATATTAAAAAAAAGTGATGAATTACTTGAAGCTGCTTGTGGAACTGGAGCTTTCACAACTTTACTTTCACCACATGTGAATAAAATTACTGCATTTGATTATTCTGCTGAAATGATTAAAAAAGCTAAAGATAAATCTGAAAATTTAGAAAATATCAATTATTTTACAGGAGATTTAAATAAAATAGATTATGAAGATGATTATTTTGATGTGTGTTTAGCAGCTAATGTTTTACATTTATTAGATAATCCTGAAATAGCTATTAATGAGCTTAAACGTGTTGTAAAAAATAATGGAATTTTAATACTTCCAACTTATATTAAAGGAAATTTATTTCAGCGTTTAATGCTTAAAAGTTTAAAGTTGTTTGTATTTAAGAGTCAGGAATGGTCTAAAAATGATTATTTATCGTTTTTAGAAAAACATGATTTGAAAATTATTAATTATAAAGTTTTTATGGTAGGTCAACCGTTATGTGTAGCTATTATTAAAAACATGAAATAA
- a CDS encoding AMP-binding protein, with product MLFTEETLADFFEKQVEKLPDHEFLVYPDRNLRFTYSEFNERANNLAKGLMAIGVGKGDHVGIWAKNVPEWLTFMFATAKIGAVLVTVNTAYKSHELEYILQQSDMKALALTDRFRDNDYIDIIYELVPELKTCQRGKLTSEKFPFLKYVIHVGQDKHRGMYNTNELLLLGQNQDDEILKEIKKEFDNNDVVNMQYTSGTEGFPKGVMLTSRNILNDGYYIGENMNFSKEDRLCIQVPLFHCFGSVLGVMAVITHGSTIVMLEEFDPLLALSAIQKEKCTAIHGVPTMFIAKLTHPMFDMFDMSSLRTGIMAGSTCPIETMKEVIDKMNMTEITSVYGLTEASPGMTQTNAKDTFEKKVNTVGTPFPNVEVKLIDPDTGEDITEVGKKGEIVCRGFNVMKGYYKNPEKTREVIEEDGFLHSGDLATIDEDGYYSIVGRIKDMIIRGGENIYPREIEEFIYTIDGVQDVQVAGIPDKKYGEIVGAFIIKEKGSDLTEEDVRDYAISKIARYKVPKHVFFVDEFPLTTSGKIQKYKLGDIGLELLKKREN from the coding sequence ATGTTATTTACTGAAGAAACATTAGCTGACTTTTTCGAAAAACAAGTAGAGAAACTTCCTGATCATGAATTTTTAGTTTATCCAGATAGAAACTTAAGATTTACTTATTCTGAATTCAATGAAAGAGCAAATAATTTAGCAAAAGGATTAATGGCTATAGGAGTTGGAAAAGGTGATCATGTTGGAATATGGGCAAAAAATGTTCCTGAATGGTTAACATTCATGTTTGCAACAGCAAAAATTGGTGCAGTTTTAGTAACTGTTAATACTGCTTACAAAAGCCATGAATTAGAATATATCCTTCAACAATCAGACATGAAAGCATTAGCATTAACTGACAGATTTAGAGATAATGACTATATAGATATAATCTATGAACTTGTACCTGAACTTAAAACTTGCCAAAGAGGAAAATTAACTTCTGAAAAATTCCCGTTTTTAAAATATGTTATTCATGTAGGTCAAGATAAACATCGTGGAATGTATAATACTAATGAATTATTATTATTAGGTCAAAATCAAGATGATGAAATTCTTAAAGAAATCAAAAAAGAATTTGATAATAATGATGTAGTAAATATGCAATATACTAGTGGTACAGAAGGTTTCCCAAAAGGAGTAATGCTTACCAGTAGAAATATCTTAAATGACGGATATTATATTGGAGAAAACATGAACTTCTCCAAAGAAGACAGATTATGTATCCAGGTACCATTATTCCATTGTTTCGGTTCAGTTTTAGGAGTTATGGCAGTAATTACTCATGGTTCAACAATTGTTATGTTAGAAGAATTTGATCCACTTTTAGCTCTTTCAGCTATTCAAAAAGAAAAATGTACTGCAATACATGGTGTTCCAACAATGTTCATTGCAAAATTAACACATCCAATGTTTGACATGTTTGATATGTCATCACTTAGAACAGGAATCATGGCAGGTTCAACATGCCCTATAGAAACTATGAAAGAAGTAATAGACAAAATGAACATGACTGAAATCACAAGTGTATATGGGCTGACAGAAGCATCACCGGGAATGACACAGACAAATGCAAAAGACACTTTTGAGAAGAAAGTAAATACGGTAGGAACTCCTTTCCCAAATGTGGAAGTTAAACTTATAGATCCAGACACAGGTGAAGATATAACCGAAGTAGGTAAAAAAGGAGAAATAGTCTGTAGAGGATTTAATGTAATGAAAGGATACTATAAAAATCCTGAAAAAACAAGAGAAGTAATAGAAGAAGATGGATTTTTACACTCTGGAGACTTAGCTACAATAGATGAAGATGGATATTACTCAATTGTTGGAAGAATTAAAGACATGATAATACGTGGAGGAGAAAACATATACCCACGTGAAATAGAAGAATTCATATATACAATAGATGGAGTCCAAGATGTTCAAGTAGCAGGAATACCTGATAAAAAATATGGAGAAATCGTAGGAGCATTCATAATAAAAGAAAAAGGCTCAGATTTAACTGAAGAAGATGTAAGGGACTATGCAATCAGTAAAATAGCTAGATACAAAGTTCCAAAACATGTATTCTTTGTTGATGAATTCCCATTAACAACCAGTGGAAAAATCCAAAAATATAAATTAGGAGACATAGGTTTAGAATTACTTAAAAAACGTGAAAATTAA
- the cas2 gene encoding CRISPR-associated endonuclease Cas2, translating into MIKLKTLVLFNLKFKKDILKLKRILNYNAFKQINEKTYIGNLDNTEILILKEKISKITDENGFIIIIPICGACYNKITYFGKEIKLEEEKYKIL; encoded by the coding sequence GTGATAAAATTGAAAACACTAGTTTTATTTAATTTAAAATTCAAAAAAGATATTTTAAAACTTAAAAGAATCTTAAACTATAACGCATTTAAACAAATAAATGAAAAAACATATATTGGAAATTTAGATAATACTGAAATACTTATTTTAAAAGAAAAAATATCTAAAATAACTGATGAAAACGGATTTATAATAATAATCCCAATATGTGGGGCATGTTATAATAAAATCACATATTTTGGAAAAGAAATAAAACTAGAAGAAGAAAAATATAAGATATTATGA
- a CDS encoding Ig-like domain-containing protein produces MNFKYASYTVLIFLITLLCLSTVSAVEDTNVTDNYQLPINDTNPVTGETSGRYLINISEEVEYSDNVIITVNINDTRFPDYPVDYPNDYLDFVLTDSQGNEWYNRIKDITNGTGIVPIYNNPNLTVGTYGVYCYYFDGYDWIGELTTNITILKGNPVLNIDVNDIWYGEIANIKVNINQFNATGNITITINGKNYTSNIINRTSSFSISDLDAGKYTIDAIYNGNEKYNVAKANTTFNVNKFDSSVIVSAGDIFVGDDAIIIVNVSDGATGIVAITVNSKQYNVTLDDGTGILKLNNLTSGEYNVSANYLGDNKYLPSENTTTFNVSKLDSSMVVSVDDIFVGDDAVIVADFGVDISGNVTFVVDGVSYVAVIEDGVAKISIPGLSSGSYVVSVIFQGNEKYNSCNGTSVFNVAKLNSSVIVSADDIFVDENATIIIKVSDGATGIVAITVNSKQYNVTLDDGTGILKLSNLTSGEYNVSANYVGDDKYLPSKNTTTFKVNKLNTPISVVIDNKTDVVIIKVIVPNDATGNITITVDGKNYTSEIINGTANIKISGLNEGNYNITIYYDGDDKYLANSTNSSFVIQFNHDDNKTDVDDNTSIDLNNDNVIDSEENSIATDNNKSTNLNLNTGNPLLILLMALIMLIPLRKRK; encoded by the coding sequence ATGAATTTTAAATATGCAAGTTATACAGTATTAATATTTTTAATTACATTATTATGTTTATCAACTGTATCTGCTGTTGAGGACACTAATGTGACTGATAATTATCAATTACCTATAAATGATACTAATCCTGTAACTGGAGAAACTTCTGGAAGATATTTGATAAATATTAGTGAAGAAGTTGAGTACAGTGATAATGTGATTATAACCGTTAATATTAATGATACTAGATTTCCTGATTATCCTGTAGATTATCCTAATGATTATTTAGACTTTGTTTTGACAGATTCTCAAGGAAATGAGTGGTATAATAGGATCAAAGATATTACAAATGGTACTGGTATTGTACCAATATACAATAATCCTAATTTAACTGTTGGTACTTACGGAGTTTATTGTTACTACTTTGATGGTTATGACTGGATTGGAGAGCTTACTACAAATATTACTATCTTGAAAGGAAATCCTGTATTGAATATTGATGTAAATGATATTTGGTATGGTGAAATAGCTAATATAAAAGTTAATATTAATCAATTTAATGCAACTGGTAACATAACAATTACAATTAATGGTAAAAATTATACGTCAAATATTATAAATAGAACATCATCTTTTTCTATTTCTGATTTAGATGCTGGAAAATATACTATTGATGCAATATACAATGGTAATGAAAAGTATAATGTTGCTAAAGCTAATACTACATTTAATGTAAATAAATTTGATTCTAGTGTAATTGTTAGTGCTGGTGATATTTTTGTTGGTGATGATGCGATTATTATTGTTAATGTATCTGATGGTGCAACAGGTATTGTAGCTATTACTGTAAATAGTAAGCAGTATAATGTAACTCTTGATGATGGAACTGGAATTTTAAAACTTAATAATTTAACTTCAGGTGAATATAATGTATCTGCTAACTATTTAGGGGATAATAAATATTTACCTAGTGAAAACACAACTACATTTAATGTAAGTAAGTTGGATTCTAGTATGGTTGTTAGTGTTGATGATATTTTTGTTGGTGATGATGCTGTTATTGTTGCTGATTTTGGTGTTGATATTAGTGGTAATGTTACTTTTGTAGTTGATGGTGTTAGTTATGTTGCTGTTATTGAGGATGGTGTTGCTAAAATTAGTATTCCTGGTTTAAGCAGTGGCAGTTATGTTGTTTCTGTTATTTTCCAAGGAAATGAAAAATACAACTCATGTAATGGTACAAGTGTTTTCAATGTAGCTAAACTTAATTCTAGTGTGATTGTTAGTGCTGATGATATTTTCGTTGATGAAAATGCAACTATCATTATCAAAGTATCTGATGGTGCAACAGGTATTGTAGCTATTACTGTAAATAGTAAGCAGTATAATGTAACTCTTGATGATGGAACTGGAATTTTAAAACTTAGTAATTTAACTTCAGGTGAATATAATGTATCTGCTAACTATGTAGGAGATGATAAATATTTACCTAGTAAAAACACAACTACATTTAAAGTAAATAAATTAAATACTCCAATTTCAGTTGTCATTGATAATAAAACTGATGTTGTTATTATTAAAGTTATAGTCCCTAATGATGCAACAGGTAACATAACAATTACTGTTGATGGTAAAAACTATACTTCAGAGATTATAAATGGAACTGCAAATATCAAAATTAGTGGATTAAATGAAGGAAACTATAATATCACAATATATTATGATGGTGATGATAAATATCTAGCTAATTCTACTAATTCATCATTTGTTATCCAATTTAATCATGATGATAATAAAACTGATGTTGATGACAATACATCTATCGATTTAAATAATGATAATGTAATTGATTCTGAAGAAAATAGTATCGCAACGGATAATAATAAATCAACTAATTTAAATTTAAATACTGGTAATCCATTATTAATTTTATTAATGGCTTTAATCATGTTAATTCCATTAAGAAAACGTAAATAA
- a CDS encoding helix-turn-helix domain-containing protein produces MPNKNKIGEKIKTLMNVRNVSLEDLANDSDVNIELIEKILNGEIIPSLTPLTKIARVLGVRIGTFIDDDEQTGPLVVRKGKSDKVVYFSGDENKTDDSNLEFYSLAAGKSDRNMEPFIIDLKEDKEKIHELSSHEGEEFIYVLEGSIEVIYGKNNYVLETGDSIYYDSIVSHHLHSYNDETAKILAVIYTPYD; encoded by the coding sequence ATGCCTAATAAAAACAAGATTGGAGAAAAAATTAAAACATTAATGAATGTTAGAAATGTGTCACTTGAAGATTTAGCTAATGACAGTGATGTTAATATAGAATTGATTGAAAAAATATTAAATGGTGAAATTATACCATCACTTACTCCTTTAACAAAAATAGCAAGAGTCCTTGGTGTTAGAATAGGCACTTTTATTGATGATGATGAACAAACAGGACCATTAGTAGTTAGAAAAGGAAAAAGTGACAAGGTAGTTTATTTCTCAGGTGATGAAAACAAAACTGATGACAGTAATTTGGAATTCTACTCATTGGCTGCTGGAAAAAGTGACAGAAATATGGAACCTTTCATCATAGATTTAAAAGAAGATAAAGAAAAAATCCATGAACTTAGTTCCCATGAAGGTGAAGAATTTATTTACGTTCTTGAAGGTTCTATTGAAGTTATTTACGGTAAAAATAATTATGTTTTAGAAACAGGTGACAGTATATACTATGACTCAATTGTATCACACCATTTACATAGTTATAATGATGAAACAGCAAAAATATTAGCTGTAATTTACACTCCATATGATTAA